DNA sequence from the Streptomyces sp. CA-210063 genome:
CCACCTCGACGCCGTCCTGGTTGACCGTGCGCACGGAGAAGTGGGCCACCGGGCCGGTCGGCGTGTCCTCGATGGACTCGACGGTGGCCGTGGCCGTGAGGGTGTCGCCGGGCCAGACCTGGGCCTTGAAGCGCACGCCGTAGCGCAGCAGCGCCTCGGTGCCGACCCAGTCGGTGAGGACCCGGCCGGTCATGCCCATGGTCAGCATGCCGTGGGCGAAGACACCGGGATAGCCGGCGGCCTCGACGGCGAACCTGTCATCGGTGTGCAGCGGGTTGAAGTCGCC
Encoded proteins:
- a CDS encoding MaoC family dehydratase — translated: MSVSVAGIKVADIKVGETREGVLVDDLKRTRIVQYAGASGDFNPLHTDDRFAVEAAGYPGVFAHGMLTMGMTGRVLTDWVGTEALLRYGVRFKAQVWPGDTLTATATVESIEDTPTGPVAHFSVRTVNQDGVEVVTGTAAARLET